ATCGAATGGGAGGGGATTTAACAAATGGATTTGTGGGGATTTGTAGTTTAGGGTGTTGACAACCGAATCCAGTTCAGCGGTACAACTGGGGGAGCCTGGACTCTGATGGGTTCTGCAAGTGGCGGTGGTGAGGAAATATGTGATGAATAATTagggaaatatatatatttgtattttgtgGAAATTAATATTATATGCTTTACCTAAtatatttatgtaattttgGTTGCCTTTTGATTTGCTGTCATGTTACTGCACATACCTCTCTGTCCTTTTGACTTTTGACCATCAACACGTATTGGAAATTGTTTAGGTGTCACACCTAGAAATAATATCTCTTTCATCTAATTCTTCTTATCAAATAATTTAGAttcttaaaatttaattcaacggttaaagttattataacctTTGGAGTGAGCCtgtatttttagtttttgatcaaatttcaaaaaccgtAATTGTTTGATGAGAAAGGGATCCTTTCCTCTTAGCTAAATAAGATGAAATACCTCCCAATTTcacaataaaattgaaatagatACCTCTATGTTCCAAATTTCAATGGTTCATTAGTTGactgaaattaaaaatctttTCCTTTACAATTTTCCACTCAAACATTGTTTattttacaacaaaaataaaatttacgtTGAATTTTGGTGGGCCTATCGACCAACTCACCTGGTATAAGTTGGGTTGGGTTCTAACATTAACTTTATTTTGGCATGAAAATTTGACAACCCGGTCAGTAGGCAGATTGAATTAGGTTGAAGTACAATTAATTAGATTAAGATTGACTCACCTGAatgataataatttttaaacatacatgtatattaaataaatttataaataaaatttagttaCTTTTAAACACACTTGTTTATGAATGCTTGATTCCAATTTATGACATCATTATAAATAGTTCAACATAAATTTCTGATTTCGATGCCCGCTTATTACCCATTTCTACGTACACAACATTATTATTTCATGTGTTATGATTGACAcgaaaattaatgttaaataaTAAAGTGACAGATATTGATAGTCCATAAAAGCCTTACTTTAAGAGAAGCTTCTTCTTCGAATTTGTTTGTATCACAAATTCACAATGCCTGTCACTAGAGTCGAGGAGAGGTAAGTGCAACTCCACCCCTGAAACATGAGTTGGCCCAAAGTCCATTTAATCTACCCAAATGAATACTAATTGACTCAAATGAACAATAATTGGCCAAGTATATATTCACTCCTAAAAAATTAGCGGACAAAAGTCTAgtcaattcgtattaaaataatattaaattttttaataaaataattaaaaaattattttttatttcggaTAGAATTTGTAACCAATCTTGTCATATCACGTGTCATTTTGcaaaagtacaatttttgtgaaagatggttaggtatttatatataaaaaataatctttttatatttttctgtatttttaaacagtttttttataattttttattaagttaattaatctggaccattggatttttaaaaaaatgaaatccaaCAGCCCAAAAGTGGACACGTGGCCCATGTAAGATctgacccttttttttttaatgctggAACACGCGCCCACGCGCTAGCGGCAGTAAAAAGGAAATTCACATGACTCTCTTGCTCAGTCCATTATGTGTTGTGCTCAAAGCTGACCTCTATTTTGGGTCAACCTATTGGATGGGGTGAAGTGAGTTTTTGGGGGAGCTAACCTAAAAAATAGACCTTGGGCTAGCCACATTTGTTATGGGTGGAAGTGATATAAGGTGAGGCGCATGGACGCAGAGGAGGGGAATAGGTGGGTgtattatgagtttcttgttTACTGTTTTTATTTTGAGTTTCTTCAAGTAAAATaggtaaaagaaaataatattgggTCTGATGATAACAATAAAGCCTGTCCAGCCCAACCTAAGCCCAAATTTTCCATTTGGTACCAAAAGGGTACTTTCGTCATTACGAAAATACAAGAACCGGCAGCTAGGGTTTTGGAGGAGCTTTCATATAAAGCTCAACTTCCCATTTTACAGAGCCAAAGAGAACACCCAAAGCGTCGTTGCGGCTATTTCCATCGTTCTCCTTCCGGTTcgtctcctcctctctctctctctctctctctctctctctctctctctctctctctctctctagctggATCACTATCTCCATTTTTGGTACTGATTACTTGTATTgtgatttgggttttttggaTTTGTAGAGATGGCCAAGTCGAAGAATCACACCGCCCACAACCAGTCGCGCAAGGCCCACAGGAACGGCATCAAGAAGCCTAAGAGGCACCGCCACACTTCCACCAAAGGGGTATCCATtttacctctctctctcatcaattTTTGCATTactttagttttgttttgttaataaTTACTTATGGGTTTAATTATTTGGATTCTGGGTTTTAATTTTCGGGTTTTGGGTTTCAGATGGACCCCAAGTTTCTGAGGAACCAGAGGTATGCCAGGAAACACAACAACACCAAGAATGAATCTGCCTCCGGAGAAGAGTAGATTGAGACCTTCAAATCATGGCTCTGATTGGGGTTTTCTCGATTAGGGTTTGTTGATTTCGATGTCgatttatgtttaatttgcTGTTAGTAACATAGTAGTTTGATGTTACTCTAGTGGGCTTTATTTCAACTTAATGTAAGAGCATCACTCTAGAGATTGCTACTTTCTTAAAGAGATTATGAGTTTTTGAGATAATTTTTTGTGGTTTTGCAATCATTTATTGATCGAAATCGATGAGTGCTCAGTCTTAAATCTTTTCAGTGCAAGTTATTGATTTACTACAATGATTTGGAATTTCagttttgtttagttgtttagATTGTGGTTGATATTGGTATTGTGCCCGGTCAGGTATTTTCCTGCTAGTTGCTCTTATTTTTTATCAAGCATTTTTGGTTGGACACATTATTTGTGAAGGATTTTAGCATCAGATATGCGTATGTATTAAGTTTGTTGTATCTTGGGTTTTCATGGTCTAGTCCATTTTCTGAGATACTCTAGAATTGCAAGCATCGACGCCTTTACTGCCGAGGTCTCTGCAGATTAAAATTTGGATTCACAACGGTAGTTAGTATTTGAGTAGATCTGGTATCGTAAACTAATTTGAAATAGCCGTGTTGTTGCAAGTcttgttatttttcttattctaaTGTGATTCTCCAGGATTTAGTTGTTAGATTTTCCAGATTAGGgttctttggattttgtttcgTTTTATTCTTACTTTGGGTTAGAGTAGAGTGATATCTCCAAATCCTGGCTCTGATTGGGTTTTCCCGGTCCGAGTGTTTTGATTTTG
This Pyrus communis chromosome 6, drPyrComm1.1, whole genome shotgun sequence DNA region includes the following protein-coding sequences:
- the LOC137737143 gene encoding large ribosomal subunit protein eL29z-like; protein product: MAKSKNHTAHNQSRKAHRNGIKKPKRHRHTSTKGMDPKFLRNQRYARKHNNTKNESASGEE